One segment of Chionomys nivalis chromosome 1, mChiNiv1.1, whole genome shotgun sequence DNA contains the following:
- the Smyd1 gene encoding histone-lysine N-methyltransferase SMYD1 isoform X1 produces the protein MTIGSMENVEIFTSEGKGRGLKATKEFWAADVIFAERAYSAVVFDSLINVVCHTCFKRQEKLHRCGQCKFAHYCDRTCQKDAWLNHKNECSAIKRYGKVPNENIRLAARIMWRVEREGTGLTEGCLVSVDDLQNHVEHFGEEEQKELRVDVDTFLQYWPPQSQQFSMQYISHIFGVINCNGFTLSDQRGLQAVGVGIFPNLGLVNHDCWPNCTVIFNNGNHEAVKSMFHTQMRIELRALGKISEGEELTVSYIDFLHLSEERRQQLKKQYYFDCSCEHCQKGLKDDLFQAVKEDPKPSPEVVKEMVQFSKDTLEKIDKARSEGLYHEVVKLCRECLEKQEPVFAGTNLYVLRLLSIVSEVLSYLQAFEEASHYARRMVDGYTKLYHHNNAQLGMAVMRAGLTNWHAGNIEVGHGMICKAYAILLVTHGPSHPITKDLEAMRVQTEMELRMFRQNEFMYHKMREAAMNNQPMQVMAEPSNEPAPALFHKKQ, from the exons CCTCATTAACGTCGTGTGCCACACCTGCTTCAAGAGGCAGGAGAAGCTCCACCGCTGCGGGCAGTGCAAGTTCGCCCATTACTGCGACCGCACGTGCCAGAAGGACGCTTGGCTGAACCACAAGAACGAGTGTTCCGCCATCAAGAGATACGGGAAGGTGCCCAATGAGAATATCAG GCTGGCAGCCCGCATCATGTGGCGGGTGGAGAGAGAGGGCACTGGGCTCACAGAGGGCTGCCTGGTGTCAGTGGATGACTTGCAGAACCACGTGGAGCACTTtggggaagaggagcagaaggagcttcGGGTGGACGTGGACACGTTCTTGCAGTACTGGCCCCCGCAGAGCCAGCAGTTTAGCATGCAGTATATCTCGCACATCTTTGGCGTG ATCAACTGCAATGGTTTCACTCTCAGCGACCAGAGAGGCCTACAGGCAGTGGGCGTGGGCATCTTCCCCAACCTGGGCCTGGTGAACCACGACTGCTGGCCCAACTGCACAGTCATCTTCAACAATGGCAA TCATGAGGCAGTGAAATCCATGTTTCACACGCAGATGAG AATTGAGCTCCGGGCTCTGGGCAAGATCTCCGAAGGTGAGGAGCTCACCGTGTCCTACATCGACTTCCTCCACCTCAGCGAGGAGCGCAGGCAGCAGCTGAAGAAGCAGTACTACTTTGACTGCTCCTGTGAGCACTGCCAGAAAGGGCTGAAGGACGACCTCTTCCAGGCAGTGAAGGAAGACCCCAAG CCCTCCCCAGAAGTGGTGAAGGAGATGGTACAGTTCTCAAAGGATACTCTGGAAAAAATAGACAAGGCTCGCTCTGAGGGTTTGTATCATGAG GTTGTGAAGCTGTGCCGGGAGTGTCTGGAGAAGCAGGAACCAGTGTTCGCGGGCACCAACCTCTATGTGCTTCGTCTGCTAAGCATCGTGTCAGAGGTCCTCTCCTATCTCCAGGCCTTTGAGGAGGCCTCGCACTATGCCAGGAGGATGGTGGATGGCTACAC GAAGCTCTACCACCATAACAATGCCCAGCTGGGCATGGCTGTGATGCGGGCAGGGCTGACCAACTGGCACGCTGGCAACATTGAAGTGGGGCATGGGATGATCTGCAAAGCCTACGCAATTCTCCTGGTGACACACGGACCCTCCCACCCAATTACCAAGGACTTGGAG GCCATGAGGGTACAGACAGAGATGGAGCTTCGCATGTTCCGCCAGAATGAGTTCATGTACCACAAGATGCGAGAGGCTGCCATGAACAACCAGCCCATGCAGGTCATGGCTGAGCCCAGCAATGAACCAGCCCCGGCTCTGTTCCATAAGAAGCAATGA
- the Smyd1 gene encoding histone-lysine N-methyltransferase SMYD1 isoform X2 — protein sequence MTIGSMENVEIFTSEGKGRGLKATKEFWAADVIFAERAYSAVVFDSLINVVCHTCFKRQEKLHRCGQCKFAHYCDRTCQKDAWLNHKNECSAIKRYGKVPNENIRLAARIMWRVEREGTGLTEGCLVSVDDLQNHVEHFGEEEQKELRVDVDTFLQYWPPQSQQFSMQYISHIFGVINCNGFTLSDQRGLQAVGVGIFPNLGLVNHDCWPNCTVIFNNGKIELRALGKISEGEELTVSYIDFLHLSEERRQQLKKQYYFDCSCEHCQKGLKDDLFQAVKEDPKPSPEVVKEMVQFSKDTLEKIDKARSEGLYHEVVKLCRECLEKQEPVFAGTNLYVLRLLSIVSEVLSYLQAFEEASHYARRMVDGYTKLYHHNNAQLGMAVMRAGLTNWHAGNIEVGHGMICKAYAILLVTHGPSHPITKDLEAMRVQTEMELRMFRQNEFMYHKMREAAMNNQPMQVMAEPSNEPAPALFHKKQ from the exons CCTCATTAACGTCGTGTGCCACACCTGCTTCAAGAGGCAGGAGAAGCTCCACCGCTGCGGGCAGTGCAAGTTCGCCCATTACTGCGACCGCACGTGCCAGAAGGACGCTTGGCTGAACCACAAGAACGAGTGTTCCGCCATCAAGAGATACGGGAAGGTGCCCAATGAGAATATCAG GCTGGCAGCCCGCATCATGTGGCGGGTGGAGAGAGAGGGCACTGGGCTCACAGAGGGCTGCCTGGTGTCAGTGGATGACTTGCAGAACCACGTGGAGCACTTtggggaagaggagcagaaggagcttcGGGTGGACGTGGACACGTTCTTGCAGTACTGGCCCCCGCAGAGCCAGCAGTTTAGCATGCAGTATATCTCGCACATCTTTGGCGTG ATCAACTGCAATGGTTTCACTCTCAGCGACCAGAGAGGCCTACAGGCAGTGGGCGTGGGCATCTTCCCCAACCTGGGCCTGGTGAACCACGACTGCTGGCCCAACTGCACAGTCATCTTCAACAATGGCAA AATTGAGCTCCGGGCTCTGGGCAAGATCTCCGAAGGTGAGGAGCTCACCGTGTCCTACATCGACTTCCTCCACCTCAGCGAGGAGCGCAGGCAGCAGCTGAAGAAGCAGTACTACTTTGACTGCTCCTGTGAGCACTGCCAGAAAGGGCTGAAGGACGACCTCTTCCAGGCAGTGAAGGAAGACCCCAAG CCCTCCCCAGAAGTGGTGAAGGAGATGGTACAGTTCTCAAAGGATACTCTGGAAAAAATAGACAAGGCTCGCTCTGAGGGTTTGTATCATGAG GTTGTGAAGCTGTGCCGGGAGTGTCTGGAGAAGCAGGAACCAGTGTTCGCGGGCACCAACCTCTATGTGCTTCGTCTGCTAAGCATCGTGTCAGAGGTCCTCTCCTATCTCCAGGCCTTTGAGGAGGCCTCGCACTATGCCAGGAGGATGGTGGATGGCTACAC GAAGCTCTACCACCATAACAATGCCCAGCTGGGCATGGCTGTGATGCGGGCAGGGCTGACCAACTGGCACGCTGGCAACATTGAAGTGGGGCATGGGATGATCTGCAAAGCCTACGCAATTCTCCTGGTGACACACGGACCCTCCCACCCAATTACCAAGGACTTGGAG GCCATGAGGGTACAGACAGAGATGGAGCTTCGCATGTTCCGCCAGAATGAGTTCATGTACCACAAGATGCGAGAGGCTGCCATGAACAACCAGCCCATGCAGGTCATGGCTGAGCCCAGCAATGAACCAGCCCCGGCTCTGTTCCATAAGAAGCAATGA